The window GATGGGCATGAGGATGACCACCAATAATCTGGCGTTGCGCAGCGCATCGATGAAATCCTTACGTGCCACACTCAGACTTACGCGCAAGTTCATAGGAGCATCCTCCCCGTCAGCCGGATGAAGACATCCTCGAGAGATGCTTCCAAGGAATGGACGGTGAGCACCTTTCCATTCCGCATCCATTGCGCCATTTGTGCAGCATCAGCGGCTTCGTCGAGGGAAAGGAGGTGCTCGCTGTCATCATCCAGAATGACCCTGGCTTTGCGCTCCCCGTACTTGAGTTTCAGGTTGCGAGGGGTATCCATGGCAATTATTTTCCCCTCACTCAGAAACGCCACCCTGCGGCACAGCTCATCAGCCTCTTCCATGTAATGCGTGGTCAGAAACACCGTCGTGCCTGTCTCTCCCAGGTTCTCGATCGTCTCGCGAATCGCCCGCGCCGCAGCCGGATCGAGTCCGCGCGTGGGTTCATCCAGGAAGAGTACTTTGGGCTCGTTCAACAAAGCGCGTGCAATCAGCAAGCGCTGCTTCATGCCGTTGGAAAACACCTTTATCTTTTCCCTGGCGCGGTCCTGCAGTCCTACCCGTTCCAGCAACGCTTCCACACGTTTCTTTCCCACACCATGGAGCTGTGCGAAGAAGGTTAGATTATCGCGGGCGCTCATGCGTTCATAGAGGTTCTGATACTCGAAAACCACACCGATCAGCGGTTTGATCTTCGCCCGCTGTTTGACGATGTCGTAGCCGGCGATGCTCGCTTTTCCGCTCGTCGGTCGAAGCTGACCGGTGAGCATCATGATGGTCGTCGTCTTTCCCGCACCGTTGGGCCCCAGGAAACCGAACACCTCTCCCGCTTCCACACGAAACGTGAGCTGATCCACGGCGACGACACCGTTGTATCTCCTGACCAGTGATTCGGTTTGGATCATGCGGCCTCCAGATGACCCATTTCTTTCCCCCAAGCGATTCGTGAATTGCAGCAATTAACCTGTCAGGTCTGGCTTGCATACGCTGACTGGAGAAATCGGCCTCACTCAACGTGAGAGACGACTTTATTAAAAGGTATCACATTGGGCGATCGAAATCCGCTCTCGATGAAGTTCGCGGCAGCGGGAGACGACACTTACGGAAGTGCCGCATTGAGCATGGACAACACCTGCACCCAATCGTAGCCCAGGATAACCGCCACATCGATCTCAGAGTCTGGGTTGCGCTGGTACAGAATCTGACTCTGAGTCAAGTTGACCAACTCCATCAAGTACTGCGTCGTGTAGGGATTTCCCGTGTAGTCGATCACGTGGGTCTGCGGGTAATCCATCCGATCTGCGTTCGACACCTCCACGACGTTGAAACCGAACTGGCGCAGTAAGTCTGCCGCTTGCCCCGCCAAACCCTCCTCGCCGGCGCCGTTGAGGACGGCGAGGCGAGCCCCTTCCTGCTGTGCCGCTTCGTCCGGTTGCTCTGCATCGATAGAAGGTCCGATGGCTCCCGACGAGGTGAAGATCTCGTCACGCAGGAGCCGGATTTGATCCGGGACGGGTTTGAGCACTTCGGCTTCCTCACCGCCGTAGAGAACCGTCTCGAGAGTGACGTTCGTCGGCGGCGCGATCACGCCGCGGCGGATGTCTTCCTGTTTCACTTTCAGCGCAGTAAGCCCCAACGAAATCATCTCGTCCAGCGACAGATTCGTACGGATGCCGGAGGCCAACTCCTGATAAAGGGCAGGTGCTTTCGAAAGCAGCGAAGGCAGATTTCCCAGGTTGAGGATTTTATTCCGGATGGCGATGGCCACCTGCTGCTGACGGCGAGCGCGGTCGAAATCTCCACCCTCCGATTTCCGCGAACGAGCGTAGGCCAACGCCGTTTCACCGTCGAAGGTGTAGGTGCCTGCCTCCAGGCGAATGGTGTTGTCCGGGCCGATGGGGTCGATTTTGATATACTCGGGAACCTCGACTTGAATGCCGCCAATTTCGTCGACCATTCTCTCGAAGGCGCTGAAGTCGATCTGCATGTAGTATTGAATGGGAACGCCGATGAATTTCTCCACCGTCGCAACGGCAAGCGCCGGTCCACCGCCTGGAAGGCGATCTTTTTCCCCGATGAAGTATGCGGTATTGATGCGGCCGTGTCCGTAATTCGGAATTTCAACCCACAGGTCGCGCGGGATTGAGAGCATCCCCGCCGTCATGCTGACCGGGTCCAAGGTCGCCAGCATCATCGAATCGGTGCGCGGTGGCCCCTCCCCCGAAAGCCAGTCCCGGAAATCGAGGCCCATCAGCAGGATGGTCACACGCTCGGTTCCGTTCCAGGGATCTGGCAGTTCCTCGAGCAGCGGCGCCGTGGGTGTCGTTCCGGGCACCGCCGAGCTGTTCGAAGAGATTTCGAAAGAAGGCAAACCCATCCCCGACCAGGCGGCGGCCAGATCGCGTACTGCACTGAAGATGAGTATGATGGAGAACACCGCCGCAACGAGAAACGCTCCAGCCAGGATGCGGATGATCCGGCTCGAGGGCCTGCGGCGCTTCTTCGCTTGTGGTTTTCGACTTAGTTTCATACTGCCGTATCCATACTCCCAGACTTCAGACAAGATGCCGACCGATGTGTCAATAAAGAATCGAGGGGCGCTTTATGAAACCGCTGCAAATCGCTCCCCAATTTGAAATTCTGTCGGATTATATCACGCAACCAAATTGTCTTTTCCTGCGCAACT of the Anaerolineales bacterium genome contains:
- a CDS encoding ABC transporter ATP-binding protein, which gives rise to MIQTESLVRRYNGVVAVDQLTFRVEAGEVFGFLGPNGAGKTTTIMMLTGQLRPTSGKASIAGYDIVKQRAKIKPLIGVVFEYQNLYERMSARDNLTFFAQLHGVGKKRVEALLERVGLQDRAREKIKVFSNGMKQRLLIARALLNEPKVLFLDEPTRGLDPAAARAIRETIENLGETGTTVFLTTHYMEEADELCRRVAFLSEGKIIAMDTPRNLKLKYGERKARVILDDDSEHLLSLDEAADAAQMAQWMRNGKVLTVHSLEASLEDVFIRLTGRMLL
- a CDS encoding LCP family protein, whose translation is MKLSRKPQAKKRRRPSSRIIRILAGAFLVAAVFSIILIFSAVRDLAAAWSGMGLPSFEISSNSSAVPGTTPTAPLLEELPDPWNGTERVTILLMGLDFRDWLSGEGPPRTDSMMLATLDPVSMTAGMLSIPRDLWVEIPNYGHGRINTAYFIGEKDRLPGGGPALAVATVEKFIGVPIQYYMQIDFSAFERMVDEIGGIQVEVPEYIKIDPIGPDNTIRLEAGTYTFDGETALAYARSRKSEGGDFDRARRQQQVAIAIRNKILNLGNLPSLLSKAPALYQELASGIRTNLSLDEMISLGLTALKVKQEDIRRGVIAPPTNVTLETVLYGGEEAEVLKPVPDQIRLLRDEIFTSSGAIGPSIDAEQPDEAAQQEGARLAVLNGAGEEGLAGQAADLLRQFGFNVVEVSNADRMDYPQTHVIDYTGNPYTTQYLMELVNLTQSQILYQRNPDSEIDVAVILGYDWVQVLSMLNAALP